The following is a genomic window from Malus sylvestris chromosome 7, drMalSylv7.2, whole genome shotgun sequence.
AAAACGACAAGTTGAACCGAAAATGAGTCTAGAACTAGTCCTGCATTGTACTGCAACCAAAAGTAACAATTACTTTAATACAGACCCCTAAAAAAGTCTAGAGTAGTTGTCTAATCATGCTAATATAGTTAAGTTCCTTGATACACTCTTGTAAATAAAACATATTATGATATTGAACTAAGTCTAGTGCAATAAAAATTAGATGAGCACATTCCATGATGTAGAACTGTAACTGACGCACCTTTTCCTGTGACAGATCTGCAAGAACCTGAGCATACTGATGTAACAGATGGACCCTAGTAGAAGGATGCAGTATAGATAGTCCTTGCACTTCCAGTAACAGTGTTGATTCACAAGATGCTGGTAATGTAGCTGATCCACTAGTTTGTGAACTTTCTGCACCAACAGAACTAGCTGCCTGCTCCTCTGTTTTCATTAGAACTGTTTTATCATGATGGTGCTGCTTTGACGCACTGATAGAAGCTCTCATTGTGGAATGATGTTGCAGGGAAGATTCAAGGTAATACGAGAAAGAATTGACCATAACATAGTCTTTCTCAATGGACTCCATTGAATCAGAAACTGGAAGGCAAGGcaaaccaaaataaataattcaacAAACTAACATAGCACAAGCATAATTAGGGAATCCCAAACACAAAAACAGACCTCGAAGCTGATCCGGCAAGTTTGGATCTCGGGTAATAGATTTCCTCATCCTATGAGATGCAATATCTTGCACCTGCCCTTGAACACTCCTAGTGCAGGATATACTGCCATAATTTCTTTGTGACAATTTTTGGTCATGTGCAGATGGAAAATCTGAACTCGGATCTCTGCTAGATGAGTTGGTGGTTTGCCTGGAACGCATTTGCAGTATCTTGTCGGAGACAGAAGAACTAGGCTGTTCGACCGTTGATTTAAGTGATGGAAGTACTGAAGGATGATCAACATCCACTTGATACCTACATATTATAAATAAGAAACAATTGTAATGACTGCATACGTATAGGTAGGTATAGGTAGTAATCTTACTTACTGGTAtctaatttttacaaaaatgtcAAATGTACTATAGCTAAAATCCATGCGGTTTGAAAGCTATGAAACTAAATGCTTTACCTAGAATCTCTGAGGAACTTGTGATTGAAGAACTCCATAAATGATAGTCGCTCAACTGCAAATCAAAGTATTATTTTTTACATGGTAGCTTTGTTGAGTAAACTCTTGATATTCACATGTCACTAGTAGTAAATCACACATTATTCAGCTCTGAAATGTAATTAAATCAAAATACAATCACACATTATTCAGCTCTGAAATGTAATTAAATCAAAATACATAGGCAAGCATAACACCAGATACTTAATAATATATCAATCATGACCTGGATTTTGACGTAACAGGCTTCTGCAGAGATCTATGCAATCTGGATGCAATTCTTCCAAAGCACCTTGTGGAAACCTCAGTTCAGTCGATGTCACGATATTTTGGAAAAGCTGCATATTGTGTGAACCATTAAATACACAAGATGAGACTTTCTGGATAGAGTATGTGATTCAAATCCTAAAATCTTATAACCAAATATATGTATTAAGATTTCATCAGACCTGTAATTGACTATTCCCATCAAACGGTGGTTTCCCGGTCACCAGCTGAAACAAAATTGCTCCAACACTCCACAAATCGGCCTGCAAAGACCATATAACAGATTAAAGATGAATAAAATGGGTAGAGGTACCAACAACTTTGTCAGTAATGTCAGTTTCACATTCTATCACCTTTGCATCATATTTTTGGCTCTTAATAATCTCTGGAGCCATGTACAGTGGTGAACCACATAGTGTGTCAGCCAAGCCTTGGGGCGTGAGGGATCTGCGAACAGGAACATCAGGACAATGACCAAGTGCAAAATACATTTAGAAATACTTGTCACCAATATTTTACTTTCATATATTGCCAACTGAGGTTGCTTCGGatcattttaaaaaattgaatgttTTTTAGAGAGGAGCTGgtgaaaaatttaataaacctCTTTGTGCCATTGAAACAGTTCATGCCATCTCAAATTTCCTCAAACGACAACATATAGCATCTCTCAGTAGTAGATGTTAATTTCATAAACCACAGGTTATGAATGGAAGATTTGGTTAACAGAAGGAACACAGAAGCTGACGTTCAACAAAAAACCCTCCTTAGCACACGGCCAAGTTGAAGGTCATACAATAGTAAAAGCTTTTGGCTAATCCGATCCCATATAATAAAAGTAAACGACAAAATAAATCTTTTATCCTGCTTATCAGAAAGCCAAATAATTGGGATAGTGTTGAACTAGTATTGGTTGAATGTGTTAAAGCATGATATCATAAAAGCACCACAAAGCTAAATAAGTAAACTTCTTCACTTGGGTTGCAGCTTCGAATTCACAAACAATGTGGAAGGGGTAGTGTCGAAAAGGATCTTAGTAGTTTACcttgcaaaaccaaaatcccctatCTTCAATAGTGGGgtatcttcaactgttgttgaCAAGAGTAAGTTCTACAATTTCGGCCAGAAATCGACAAGTCAGGagacaagaaaaacaaaaaccaaaatttccaacaataatCGACAATGTATCAAACGTCATAAACATATCACACATCTCACGAATCATGACTCACGACAAAACAAAATAGCACAATACCTGCGGCTTTAAATCCCGATGAATGAGGTGCTTTTCTTGAAGCACTTGCAATCCTGCAGCTGTTCAGGAGAATCCAAATCAAACATGTCAAACTTCCCACTagcaaaaaaggaagaaaacagcTAAACTGTCAAATTAAGAACATTCCCACCAGCATAATTAGCCTAATCATCCAAAAATTATTTCTATTTCTAACACATAACACAAACCAA
Proteins encoded in this region:
- the LOC126629830 gene encoding serine/threonine-protein kinase ATG1a-like, encoding MDHRDHNQSRLIGDYILGPKVGSGSFAVVWRSRHRQLGIEVAVKEIDKTQLSPKVSDNLLKEISILSTINHPNIIRLFEAIQTKDRIYLVLEYCDGGDLAAYIHRQGKVSETVARHFMRQLAAGLQVLQEKHLIHRDLKPQNLLLSTTVEDTPLLKIGDFGFARSLTPQGLADTLCGSPLYMAPEIIKSQKYDAKADLWSVGAILFQLVTGKPPFDGNSQLQLFQNIVTSTELRFPQGALEELHPDCIDLCRSLLRQNPVERLSFMEFFNHKFLRDSRYQVDVDHPSVLPSLKSTVEQPSSSVSDKILQMRSRQTTNSSSRDPSSDFPSAHDQKLSQRNYGSISCTRSVQGQVQDIASHRMRKSITRDPNLPDQLRVSDSMESIEKDYVMVNSFSYYLESSLQHHSTMRASISASKQHHHDKTVLMKTEEQAASSVGAESSQTSGSATLPASCESTLLLEVQGLSILHPSTRVHLLHQYAQVLADLSQEKYNAGLVLDSFSVQLVVLAIWKKSLQICSTWLASSKADKSPEGSSANESSLVQGGAASSTNASEKVDFSRPSSVSMWAEQRFIVAFDRAEHLSYRIQDMDGAAELPDAMDIIYQKALEVGTRGAVDEYMENKGSAEALYSKAMLLLSFITGEATSLPLNPPFSLTPANKKRIQQYILHLESHRINFLKSQPAPVQTPGSLAK